GCGGAGCTGGTTGGGCACCGACGATCGGGTGGCGGCTTTTTCAGTTGCTCACAGTGGCCGGGTTGATCTGGGCCGGCTGGCGGCTACTGGGCCATGTGCCCTATCGCATCGACATCGACGTCTACCGGATGGGCGGCCGGGCGTGGCTGGACAACCAGCCGCTGTACGCCGACGGCGCGATCTTCCACACCCAGGGTGGCCTCGATCTGCCGTTCACCTATCCCCCGCTGGCCGCGATCGCGTTCGCCCCGTTCGCCTGGCTCTCATTGCCGGCGGCCAGCGTCGCGATCACCGCCACCACCCTGGTGCTGCTGATCGTCTCGATGGTCATCGTGCTGACCCGGCTGGACATCTGGCCGGCCACCACGATCACCTCCGAGCCGGCCTGGATGCGCCGCTGCTGGCTGGCCGCCGCGCTCGTCGCACCCGCGGTCGTCTGGCTGGAACCGGTCCGGTCCAACTTCGAGTTCGGCCAGATCAACGTGGTGCTGATGACGCTGGTGCTGGCCGACTGCGTGCCACGCCGCACCCCCTGGCCTCGCGGGATGCTGTTGGGCCTGGCGATCGCGCTCAAGCTCACCCCCGCGGTGTTCCTGCTGTACTTCCTGCTCCGCCGCGACGTCCACACGCTGGTGCGGACCGCGGTGGCCACAGTCGTCGCGAGCCTCGCCGGGTTCGTCCTGGCCTGGACGGATTCCATCGAGTACTGGACCGAGACGGTCCGCAACACCGACCGGATCGGCACCGCCACGCTCAACACCAACCAGAACATCGCGGGTGCGCTGGCCCGGCTCGGTCTGTCCGAGGGACCGCGGTTCGGCTTGTGGGTGCTCGCCTGCTTCATGGTGCTGGGGCTGACGGTGTGGGCCGCCCGGCGTGCGCTGCGTACCGGCGCCGACGAGTCACCGGTGCTCGCCCTGATCTGTGTGGCGATGTTCGGCCTGGTGGTGTCGCCGGTGTCGTGGTCGCATCACTGGGTGTGGTCGCTGCCGACGCTGCTGGTCACCGGTGTCCTCGCGTACCGGATGCGCCACGTCCGCCTGGCGTCGGTGTACCTGACCGTGGTGACGGTGACCGGTCTCGCGTTGATGGTGTGGACCCCGATCACCCTGCTGACCCCGCACCATGAAACCGAGGCGTCGGTGGTGCGGCAGCTGGCCGGCGGCTCCTACCTGTGGTGGGCGCTGGCGGTCATCATCGTCGCCGGGGTGGTGTCCAGACCGAAGGCCGGCAACAGCGATGTCGTGACCGCCACGCCACTGGCCCGGCTCGGCGGCAGCGGCGAAACGTCCTAACCCGCGGCGGCGTGCGGCAACCGGGACGCGGGCTTGGCCGCCTCGACCGGCTGACCGTTGGTCTGCTGCGGGGTCTCCTTCAGGGTGGCGGCGTAGATGTCCACGTACTCCTGCCCGGAGAGGTCCATCAGCTCGTACATCACCTCGTCGATCACGGCCCGCTCGATGAAGCGGTTACCGGCCAGGCCGTCGAACCGGCTGAAGTCCATCGGCTCGCCGAACCTGACCTCGACCCGGCCGAACCGCAGCCCCTTCGACCCCGGCGGATTGACCACGTCGGTACCGACCATGGCCACCGGGATCACGGGTACCCCGGTCTCCAGTGCCAGCCGGGCCAACCCCGTCTTGCCCTTGTAGAGACGGCCGTCCGGTGAGCGGGTGCCCTCGGGGTACATGCCCAGCAGCTTGCCCTCACCGAGGATGCGGGTGGCGGTCGTCAGAGCCGCCTGCGCCGAATCCGCGTCGGTGCGGTCGATCGGGACCTGACCGACCACCGTGTAGAACCACGCCAGGAACTTGCCCTTGATCCCGGTGCCGGTGAAGTACTCCTGCTTGGCCAGGAACGTGATGCGCCGGCTGACCACCAGCGGCAGGTAGAAGCTGTCCATCACCGCCAGGTGATTACTGGCCAGGATCGCCGGACCGTCGGTCGGAACATGTTCCAGGCCAGTGATTTTGGGCCGACCGAGGACGGCCAGCAAGGGGCCCAACAGGATGTACTTGAACAGCCAATACCACATGGACCCTCCACCTTGTGCGCACCGCGCAATGCTCTGCGACAACTGTACCCAGGCCATGTTGTGGCTACCACAGCAAGCCCTGGATGCCTGCTGTGTCTCAGCGGCGCCTCAGTCTGCTCGATTTTCTACGCTGACCGGGATGTGCTGGTAGCGGCCCGGACCTGGAGGCGGCGGGTAATCGTCGGGCGGCGGCGAATCCGGCCCGCCGTCGGGCGACGGGCTACCTCCGCCGGAACCGGTATCTCCGCCATCGGCTCGTTCATCGTCCAGTACCGCGCGGATCACGGTCAGCAGCGCCACACTGTGCTCGGCGATCACCGAGAGCAGCGGATGCTGCTCACCGTTGACGACCGCGGCCAGCGCGCACACCGGGCACCACACCTGCTGGCACTTGCCGGGGTTGTCCGCGGACGCCGCCAGACCGGCCGCCGCCAGTCGCACCGCGGGGTCCAGCCGGTCCAGGATTTCCTGCGCGAGTTGCCGCAGCTCCGAACCCAGTTCGGGATGAGACCCCGTCATGCCGGCCACACCTCCGGATTCGGACGAAAACGTACTGTCAGCTCACTGCCGCGCAACTGTGCATCCGTCACGACGCACCGACGCAACACAGAGGCCAACCGCACCCGGCGCCGCATCCCTGCCGCGCCGATGATCAGGTCGTCATCGACGCGCCCGAGCGTGAGCCCGGCCGAATCGATCTGCGGCAACTCTAGCCGCAATCGGTACACGGCCTCGAGTCCAGTCCCCGACTCGCGGTCGACGATGGGCCGTAGGGGTCCCGGTGGCGGGGATCCGTCGCGCCGCCGGGCACTGTCGATCAGCTCACCCAGCGCCTTGGGGCCGATCGGCTCCCCCGGCACGTGCGGCACGAGCACCAGCTGCACATCGCCGATCGCGGCGTCGAGACCCTCCAGCACGGTCTTCTGTTCGGAGATCCGCTCGGTGTACCAGTCGAACGCGGGATGCGCGGGCAGGTTCCGGTATTCGAACGAATCATCCTGCACCAGAATCTGATTCACGATTATCTCGGAAACCTCAACGCCCATCAGTGCCAGCGAACCGAGGGTCCGGGAAGCCTCGGCCGCCACCACCCGCTCCGGGGTGAGGACCAGATGGGCACTCACCCGGGATCCATCGGTGAGCAGGCTGCCCAGCCGGCGGATACCGGCGTCCACCCGCTCGATCAGGGCCACCATGGCCGCGGTCGCCGCGTCCGGCGAACCCGACAGGCGGCGGTGTCTCGGCCAGGCCCGTTCCAGATACAGGCCGAAGGTCTCGGGCAGCGTCAGCATGCGCAACGCATCGGCGGTCGACGCGCAGTCCACCACCACGTGATCCCACTGCCCCGAATCGGCGAGTTCCCCCACCTCGTGCAGCCCGAGCACTTCCTGGATCCCGGGAAGTGCCGAAAGTTCTTCCGGGGCAACGTCTCCCAAGTCCGACTCGGGGAACCGCGCGGCCAGCGACCCGGCCGTCTCGACCCAGCGCGCCCCCAGCAGGGCCAGT
The genomic region above belongs to Mycolicibacterium sp. HK-90 and contains:
- a CDS encoding glycosyltransferase 87 family protein, translated to MSMRQSPGGAGWAPTIGWRLFQLLTVAGLIWAGWRLLGHVPYRIDIDVYRMGGRAWLDNQPLYADGAIFHTQGGLDLPFTYPPLAAIAFAPFAWLSLPAASVAITATTLVLLIVSMVIVLTRLDIWPATTITSEPAWMRRCWLAAALVAPAVVWLEPVRSNFEFGQINVVLMTLVLADCVPRRTPWPRGMLLGLAIALKLTPAVFLLYFLLRRDVHTLVRTAVATVVASLAGFVLAWTDSIEYWTETVRNTDRIGTATLNTNQNIAGALARLGLSEGPRFGLWVLACFMVLGLTVWAARRALRTGADESPVLALICVAMFGLVVSPVSWSHHWVWSLPTLLVTGVLAYRMRHVRLASVYLTVVTVTGLALMVWTPITLLTPHHETEASVVRQLAGGSYLWWALAVIIVAGVVSRPKAGNSDVVTATPLARLGGSGETS
- a CDS encoding ArsA family ATPase; the protein is MSSSVPARISLFVGKGGVGKSTLATATAVRDAMSGQRVLIVSTDQAHSTGDVLGITLAPTGQRTPTRVLSDLDPGPTGAGGGLDALAFDTLALLGARWVETAGSLAARFPESDLGDVAPEELSALPGIQEVLGLHEVGELADSGQWDHVVVDCASTADALRMLTLPETFGLYLERAWPRHRRLSGSPDAATAAMVALIERVDAGIRRLGSLLTDGSRVSAHLVLTPERVVAAEASRTLGSLALMGVEVSEIIVNQILVQDDSFEYRNLPAHPAFDWYTERISEQKTVLEGLDAAIGDVQLVLVPHVPGEPIGPKALGELIDSARRRDGSPPPGPLRPIVDRESGTGLEAVYRLRLELPQIDSAGLTLGRVDDDLIIGAAGMRRRVRLASVLRRCVVTDAQLRGSELTVRFRPNPEVWPA
- a CDS encoding 1-acyl-sn-glycerol-3-phosphate acyltransferase, with translation MWYWLFKYILLGPLLAVLGRPKITGLEHVPTDGPAILASNHLAVMDSFYLPLVVSRRITFLAKQEYFTGTGIKGKFLAWFYTVVGQVPIDRTDADSAQAALTTATRILGEGKLLGMYPEGTRSPDGRLYKGKTGLARLALETGVPVIPVAMVGTDVVNPPGSKGLRFGRVEVRFGEPMDFSRFDGLAGNRFIERAVIDEVMYELMDLSGQEYVDIYAATLKETPQQTNGQPVEAAKPASRLPHAAAG